In a genomic window of Roseiflexus castenholzii DSM 13941:
- a CDS encoding histidine phosphatase family protein, whose translation MLTELFLIRHAEPDRATGLPYAVLPGPPLTLRGEEEAVQAGHWLRERGIERLLSSPFTRASVTATTIGQLIGLEPTLIETLREVAPGETHPEVRARIAGLIDQLDDTSLQRVALVTHGSCILAALQHTTNDRIDLSGHRYDYGNHTPTAGIWHGVRTEHGWRWSLAFYPGRATES comes from the coding sequence ATGTTGACTGAACTGTTTTTGATCCGCCACGCCGAACCGGATCGTGCGACTGGTCTGCCCTATGCCGTTTTGCCAGGACCGCCGTTGACGCTGCGCGGCGAGGAGGAAGCGGTGCAGGCGGGGCACTGGCTGCGCGAGCGCGGTATCGAGCGGTTGCTCTCGTCACCGTTCACCCGCGCCAGTGTTACCGCTACCACCATTGGGCAACTCATTGGATTGGAACCGACCCTGATCGAGACCTTACGTGAGGTGGCGCCGGGGGAAACACATCCAGAAGTGCGCGCCCGTATCGCCGGGCTGATCGATCAACTTGACGATACATCGTTGCAGCGCGTCGCGCTCGTCACTCATGGCAGTTGCATTCTTGCCGCTCTCCAGCATACAACGAATGATCGCATCGATTTGAGCGGGCATCGCTACGACTATGGGAATCACACACCAACGGCGGGCATCTGGCATGGAGTTCGCACCGAACACGGCTGGCGCTGGTCGCTGGCGTTTTATCCTGGAAGAGCCACCGAAAGTTGA
- a CDS encoding class I SAM-dependent methyltransferase: MSLQTNKRQWEDIGQLDPFWGMTGTNRFDGWNIEAFLNTGHEQVSQLLRQIEPFKRPEQWSTVLDFGCGVGRLAPAWRTHFEHYIGIDIAESLIVKARQLHTNLSKVDFVVSASTTLPIASNSCDMVYAWGVLQHVPNQTIALCYVADFVRVMRPGGLLVFTTLDSIHPVYRLQPRRRAYALLRTVGVPAVILYHHLRLYPHEVHPLPGQHVIARLKATGARALQCDESPSNAPHRWRTYYVTK, translated from the coding sequence ATGAGTCTACAGACAAATAAGCGTCAATGGGAAGATATCGGTCAGCTCGACCCGTTCTGGGGAATGACCGGCACGAACCGTTTTGATGGATGGAACATCGAGGCGTTTTTGAACACCGGACACGAACAGGTTTCTCAACTGCTCCGACAGATTGAACCGTTCAAGCGACCAGAGCAATGGTCAACCGTGCTTGATTTCGGTTGCGGCGTTGGACGGCTTGCGCCCGCCTGGCGCACACATTTCGAGCATTACATCGGTATCGATATTGCAGAGAGCCTGATCGTCAAAGCCCGTCAACTCCACACCAACCTCAGTAAGGTGGATTTCGTCGTCAGCGCCAGCACGACACTGCCGATTGCATCGAACAGTTGCGATATGGTCTATGCCTGGGGCGTGCTGCAACACGTGCCCAATCAGACCATCGCACTCTGCTATGTTGCCGATTTTGTGCGAGTCATGCGACCGGGAGGTTTACTGGTCTTTACGACCCTGGATTCGATCCATCCCGTCTATCGACTGCAACCGCGCCGTCGCGCGTATGCGCTATTACGAACGGTCGGCGTGCCAGCGGTGATCCTGTACCACCATCTCAGACTCTATCCCCACGAAGTGCATCCCCTGCCAGGACAACACGTGATTGCCCGGTTGAAGGCAACCGGGGCGCGCGCTCTACAGTGCGACGAATCGCCATCCAATGCCCCGCACCGATGGCGGACATACTATGTAACAAAATGA
- a CDS encoding metal-dependent transcriptional regulator, with protein sequence MPLSEHTESVQDYLKTIFDIQREHGRVATTALAERLGNSPASVTGMIKKLAALNLVEYEPYQGVVLTPAGEKIALEVIRHHRLIERYLAEALGVPWDQVHAEAEKWEHVLSEDLEDRIDAVLGYPTTDPHGAPIPKRDGTLPPPHTTRLSDLQTGQSAMVAEVSDHDPAMLRYFAELGLRPGVDVTVVAVAPFGGPLTVRLDDVEHAVGREVAGYVVVCDVTL encoded by the coding sequence ATGCCACTCTCAGAACACACCGAGTCCGTCCAGGACTACTTGAAGACTATCTTCGACATCCAGCGCGAGCATGGTCGTGTGGCGACCACCGCCCTCGCCGAGCGCCTAGGCAATTCACCGGCGTCGGTGACCGGCATGATCAAAAAGCTTGCCGCGCTCAACCTGGTGGAATACGAACCGTACCAGGGCGTGGTGCTGACGCCAGCCGGCGAAAAGATTGCGCTGGAAGTCATTCGCCATCATCGCCTGATCGAACGGTACCTCGCCGAAGCGCTGGGTGTGCCGTGGGATCAGGTGCATGCCGAGGCGGAAAAGTGGGAACACGTGTTGTCGGAGGACCTGGAGGACCGGATTGACGCGGTGCTCGGCTACCCGACGACCGACCCGCACGGCGCGCCGATTCCAAAACGCGACGGCACACTGCCGCCGCCCCACACCACCCGCCTGAGCGACCTGCAAACCGGTCAGTCGGCGATGGTTGCCGAAGTGAGCGACCACGATCCGGCGATGTTGCGGTACTTCGCCGAGCTCGGCTTGCGCCCCGGCGTTGATGTCACCGTTGTTGCGGTGGCGCCATTTGGCGGACCGCTGACCGTGCGGTTGGATGATGTCGAGCATGCTGTAGGGCGTGAGGTAGCGGGGTATGTAGTAGTGTGCGATGTCACTCTGTAG
- the secF gene encoding protein translocase subunit SecF, producing MDKLVKLRYWWFALSMLIIIPGLVSLAIVGLRLGIDFSGGALWDLQFVERAPGQLDTERIRSIFAAQGFEGALVQLTESQVDGRTVASAVVRTRSLSETDPETQRQQVLSALKSEYGQVNQQALQTVGATVSAESTRSAVIAVIAACVVILIYLTLAFRRAPHPVRYGVCAILAMIHDVLLVLGVASILGVVIGLEVDALFLTALLTVISFSVHDTIVVFDRIRENLINRRPTETFDDIVNHSIVQTLPRSVNTQLTTFFTLMALLLFGGESIRNLVLILLIGLISGTYSSIFNAAQLLVVWENREWNRWFRRSNPPGAEAPAA from the coding sequence ATGGATAAACTTGTCAAACTGCGCTACTGGTGGTTCGCGCTGTCGATGCTCATTATCATCCCTGGCCTTGTCTCGCTGGCGATTGTCGGGTTGCGCCTGGGAATCGACTTCAGCGGCGGGGCGCTGTGGGATTTGCAATTCGTCGAGCGCGCACCAGGTCAACTTGATACTGAGCGTATTCGATCTATCTTTGCGGCGCAGGGATTCGAGGGAGCGCTTGTGCAGTTGACCGAGTCGCAGGTCGATGGGCGCACCGTTGCCAGCGCTGTGGTGCGCACCCGTTCGCTGAGCGAGACCGATCCTGAGACGCAGCGGCAGCAGGTTCTCAGCGCGCTGAAGTCCGAATATGGACAGGTCAACCAACAGGCGTTACAGACGGTCGGCGCTACGGTGAGCGCTGAATCGACCCGCAGCGCAGTGATTGCCGTGATCGCAGCGTGTGTGGTGATTCTGATCTATCTGACCCTCGCCTTCCGCCGCGCGCCCCATCCGGTGCGTTATGGCGTTTGCGCGATCCTGGCGATGATCCACGATGTGCTGCTGGTGCTGGGAGTCGCCTCGATCCTTGGCGTTGTCATCGGGTTAGAAGTGGATGCGCTGTTCCTGACTGCGCTCCTGACGGTTATCAGTTTCTCGGTACACGATACGATTGTGGTTTTCGACCGCATTCGCGAGAACCTGATCAATCGGCGCCCCACCGAAACATTCGATGATATTGTCAATCACAGCATTGTGCAGACGCTGCCACGTTCGGTCAATACCCAGTTGACCACCTTCTTCACCCTGATGGCGCTGCTCCTTTTCGGCGGCGAGAGTATCCGCAATCTGGTGCTGATTCTGCTGATCGGGCTGATCAGCGGCACCTACTCGTCGATCTTCAACGCTGCGCAGTTGCTGGTGGTGTGGGAAAACCGCGAGTGGAACCGCTGGTTCCGCCGCAGCAACCCGCCGGGCGCCGAAGCGCCTGCGGCGTAG
- a CDS encoding M14 family metallopeptidase, producing the protein MSEGRYNVRRATCNVQRSLLLLLLIFFAAPLHAAPVRQPTVEDLTLGTSAQGRPITALRIGNGPIKLVIIGNTHGAPEANTHTLATMLADHFRANPHEVPPAVRLYIIPTINPDGLALGTRFNARGVDLNRNMNTNFDACPDNDWRVTVFGAYGIVSDTGGPYPDSEVESRLVRSFLLDAWGAIFLHSAAGNVFPAFCDHAPSIEMAQTYATASGYRYTRVWEQYIITGGMHDWAASLGIAAIIPELLTGTEPEFAQNLAGIQAVLAAAEKLLPAPEDHVEHGIVVPAILWRFWKMHGGDDLFGPPLMPAVVEEGVIRQIFERAVLELHPEWADTPYLVQVTPLGRTCSPPVGAALRNDCTPPGCRRFTETPYAIRGAFAAYWERYGGLHTFGFPLSDEKVAYAANGQQRAQQVFERAVLILNDDGNVSLAPLGWAFLVRERSLAPTAAHQVR; encoded by the coding sequence TTGAGTGAAGGACGGTATAACGTTCGACGTGCAACGTGCAACGTGCAACGTTCGCTCCTCTTGCTCCTGCTCATCTTTTTTGCTGCGCCACTCCATGCCGCGCCGGTGCGCCAACCGACCGTGGAGGACCTGACCCTCGGCACTTCGGCGCAGGGTCGCCCGATCACAGCGCTGCGCATCGGCAATGGACCGATCAAACTGGTGATCATCGGCAATACGCATGGCGCGCCAGAAGCCAATACGCATACGCTGGCAACCATGCTTGCCGACCATTTTCGCGCCAATCCGCACGAGGTTCCGCCTGCCGTACGCCTCTACATCATCCCCACCATCAACCCCGATGGATTGGCGCTCGGTACGCGGTTCAACGCGCGCGGCGTCGATCTTAATCGCAACATGAACACCAATTTCGACGCATGTCCCGACAACGACTGGCGTGTGACCGTATTCGGCGCGTATGGCATCGTGTCCGACACCGGCGGACCCTACCCCGACTCGGAGGTCGAGAGTCGCCTGGTGCGCAGTTTTCTGCTCGACGCCTGGGGGGCGATCTTCCTGCACTCAGCGGCCGGCAACGTGTTTCCCGCGTTCTGTGACCATGCGCCATCCATCGAGATGGCACAAACCTATGCCACCGCCAGCGGCTACCGCTACACCCGCGTCTGGGAACAGTACATCATCACCGGCGGCATGCACGATTGGGCAGCCAGTCTGGGGATCGCGGCGATCATTCCCGAACTGCTCACCGGAACAGAGCCGGAGTTCGCACAAAACCTGGCAGGAATTCAGGCGGTGCTGGCGGCCGCAGAAAAACTGCTCCCCGCGCCGGAAGATCACGTCGAGCATGGCATCGTCGTACCGGCAATCCTCTGGCGCTTCTGGAAGATGCATGGCGGCGACGACCTGTTCGGTCCTCCGCTGATGCCGGCGGTCGTTGAGGAGGGCGTGATACGCCAGATATTCGAGCGCGCCGTGTTGGAGTTGCATCCCGAATGGGCAGACACGCCGTACCTGGTTCAGGTGACGCCGCTTGGGCGCACCTGCTCGCCGCCCGTTGGTGCAGCGCTACGCAATGATTGCACGCCTCCCGGATGCCGCCGTTTCACCGAAACACCCTATGCGATCCGTGGCGCGTTCGCCGCATACTGGGAACGTTACGGCGGGTTGCACACATTCGGCTTCCCACTGAGCGACGAAAAGGTGGCATACGCCGCCAACGGTCAGCAGCGCGCGCAACAGGTCTTCGAGCGCGCCGTGTTGATCCTTAACGACGATGGCAACGTGTCGCTTGCCCCGCTCGGATGGGCATTCCTGGTGCGGGAACGATCGCTTGCGCCGACAGCGGCGCATCAGGTGAGGTGA
- the tsaD gene encoding tRNA (adenosine(37)-N6)-threonylcarbamoyltransferase complex transferase subunit TsaD → MDTNFTILAIETSCDETAAAVIRGGRMIVSNVVASQIEEHRRYGGVVPEVASRQHILTIDAVVRDALHPLPGGWNDIHAVAATYGPGLAGALMTGLNVAKAIAWMRELPFIGVNHIEAHIYANWLLTDAQPDAPEPQFPVVALVVSGGHTLLALLEGHGRYRMLGQTRDDAAGEAFDKVARLLGLGFPGGPAIQTAAENAPGGVTLPRAWLRDSYDFSFSGLKTAVLHQIREYRAREAALQPGAGKRGASAATEPPPLPPAIVARLARAFQESVVDVLVTKTVEAARAFGAAEVVLAGGVAANLRLREELCRRSPVPVHIPPVALCTDNAAMIGAAAFYRLNAGKQDGWDLDVQPNLPLHAG, encoded by the coding sequence ATGGATACGAATTTCACTATTCTGGCAATCGAAACATCGTGCGACGAGACGGCAGCAGCGGTTATCCGTGGCGGTCGCATGATCGTCTCGAATGTCGTGGCGTCACAGATTGAGGAGCATCGTCGCTACGGCGGCGTCGTTCCCGAAGTCGCGTCGCGTCAGCATATTTTGACGATCGATGCCGTGGTGCGTGATGCGCTGCACCCGCTCCCTGGCGGGTGGAACGACATCCATGCCGTCGCAGCGACGTATGGTCCTGGTCTGGCAGGCGCGTTGATGACCGGGTTGAATGTCGCCAAGGCCATTGCCTGGATGCGCGAACTGCCCTTCATTGGGGTCAACCATATCGAAGCGCATATCTATGCGAACTGGTTGCTGACCGATGCGCAGCCCGATGCGCCCGAACCACAGTTCCCCGTCGTTGCGCTGGTCGTCAGCGGCGGGCATACGCTGCTGGCGCTACTCGAAGGGCACGGCCGCTACCGCATGCTTGGGCAGACCCGTGACGATGCGGCGGGCGAGGCGTTCGATAAAGTTGCGCGGTTGCTGGGGCTTGGATTCCCTGGCGGACCCGCCATTCAGACGGCGGCTGAAAACGCGCCTGGCGGCGTCACGCTGCCGCGCGCCTGGTTGCGCGACAGTTACGATTTTTCGTTCAGCGGCTTGAAAACCGCAGTGCTCCACCAGATTCGCGAGTATCGGGCGCGCGAGGCGGCGCTTCAGCCCGGCGCCGGCAAACGCGGCGCATCCGCAGCAACCGAACCACCGCCTCTTCCTCCAGCGATTGTTGCGCGTCTGGCGCGCGCCTTCCAGGAATCGGTCGTGGACGTGCTGGTGACCAAAACAGTTGAGGCGGCACGCGCCTTCGGCGCAGCCGAAGTGGTACTGGCAGGCGGCGTGGCGGCCAACCTCCGTCTACGCGAGGAACTCTGTCGCCGCTCGCCTGTTCCGGTGCATATCCCGCCTGTCGCCCTCTGTACCGATAATGCCGCCATGATTGGCGCAGCCGCCTTCTACCGCCTCAATGCTGGCAAACAGGATGGATGGGACCTCGATGTGCAGCCGAATCTTCCGTTACATGCGGGGTAG
- the secD gene encoding protein translocase subunit SecD, which translates to MRSRDIYSLIFILLIAGVALSIVFAPEGRWLFNRDVSVRLGLDLRGGTQVLLRAAEPVERSVMQTAAGVIERRINGLGVAESVVQLSGNDRIIVEIPGIANPEQAIETLRGTGKLEFIDTKGEFLAPGAIVRTTGSPNPIALRPTATLTEAETITSTETISPTAPEGPIYESITDGKDLDLNSVQPPQIAGQSLQNQFAVPFAFTGESARRLEQFTAANIQRPMCIVLDNQVFSCPIVEAALVGGRGEITTSTRQDAEQIYTQLKYGALPVPLQVESSRTVSASLGQGSVDASIVAGVVGLATVALFMILFYRLPGVLATVALLLYTLISFALYQLIPVTLTLPGIAGFILSIGVAVDANVLIFARLKEELRRGRSLNASIDAAFVEAWPAIRDSSVATLITCTILFMFGNTFGVSLIKGFALTLGLGIVLSLFTSMVVTRTFLHTINPLPFAQNPWLYELKDAPGMRHAREVA; encoded by the coding sequence GTGCGTAGCCGGGATATCTACTCACTCATTTTCATCCTGCTGATCGCCGGGGTCGCATTGTCAATCGTCTTTGCACCGGAGGGACGCTGGCTGTTCAATCGCGACGTCAGCGTCCGCCTGGGTCTCGACTTGCGCGGCGGCACGCAGGTGCTGCTCCGCGCTGCTGAGCCGGTGGAGCGTAGCGTCATGCAAACGGCGGCCGGCGTTATCGAGCGCCGCATCAATGGTCTTGGCGTGGCCGAGTCGGTGGTGCAGTTGTCGGGAAATGATCGGATTATCGTCGAAATACCGGGTATCGCCAATCCTGAACAGGCGATTGAAACGCTGCGTGGCACCGGAAAACTGGAGTTCATCGACACGAAAGGTGAGTTTCTGGCGCCCGGCGCCATCGTGCGCACCACCGGCAGCCCCAACCCGATTGCGCTGCGTCCCACGGCGACGCTCACCGAAGCAGAGACGATTACATCGACTGAGACCATATCGCCAACGGCGCCGGAAGGTCCGATCTATGAGAGCATTACCGATGGCAAGGACCTGGATCTGAACTCGGTGCAACCGCCGCAGATCGCCGGGCAGAGTCTCCAGAACCAGTTCGCAGTGCCCTTCGCGTTTACCGGCGAATCGGCGCGCCGCCTGGAGCAGTTTACCGCCGCCAACATCCAGCGCCCGATGTGTATCGTGCTGGACAATCAGGTGTTTAGTTGCCCAATCGTCGAGGCGGCGCTGGTCGGAGGGCGCGGCGAAATCACCACCAGCACCCGCCAGGACGCCGAGCAGATCTACACGCAGCTCAAATATGGCGCGTTGCCGGTGCCGCTTCAGGTCGAGTCGAGCCGCACGGTCTCGGCGTCGCTGGGGCAGGGGTCGGTTGATGCCAGTATTGTGGCGGGTGTGGTCGGTCTGGCGACGGTGGCGCTGTTTATGATCCTGTTCTACCGGCTGCCCGGTGTGCTGGCGACGGTGGCGCTTCTGCTCTATACGTTGATCAGTTTCGCGCTCTATCAGTTGATTCCGGTGACGCTGACGCTGCCGGGTATTGCCGGGTTCATCCTGTCAATCGGCGTGGCAGTGGACGCGAATGTGCTGATCTTTGCGCGTCTGAAGGAAGAGTTGCGTCGCGGTCGATCATTGAATGCGTCGATTGACGCCGCCTTTGTGGAAGCCTGGCCCGCCATTCGCGATTCGAGCGTGGCAACGCTGATTACCTGCACCATTCTCTTCATGTTCGGCAACACCTTTGGCGTCAGCCTCATCAAGGGTTTTGCCCTAACACTCGGGCTTGGTATTGTGCTGAGCCTCTTCACATCCATGGTGGTGACGCGCACCTTCCTGCATACGATCAATCCGCTGCCATTCGCCCAGAATCCCTGGCTGTACGAACTGAAAGACGCGCCGGGAATGCGCCACGCCCGTGAGGTGGCATAG
- a CDS encoding thioredoxin domain-containing protein, giving the protein MSTRSQRGRAVQTKKSGGVSRALYIAMGAAVLLVIAIAATVALQNRQTAATPGREPARPATNVPMGRDENGFFFKGSAGAPVVVTEYSDFQCPGCAYYATALSSQFEQEYIATGKVKFVYHEYPLSGHVNGAPAAQAARCAGEQGADKYWAMHDYLFTNQRQWSGQADPRAQFVAYARQIGLDTAAFEQCYAGNRFRDAINQAKAAGDALRIPGTPSFAVNGRLVDTTGATSVEEIYTRMRQAVDAALGAR; this is encoded by the coding sequence ATGAGCACACGTTCGCAGCGCGGTCGAGCGGTTCAAACGAAAAAGAGCGGCGGCGTTTCTCGCGCACTCTACATTGCGATGGGCGCCGCTGTCCTGCTGGTGATTGCGATTGCTGCAACGGTCGCGCTGCAAAACCGGCAGACCGCAGCGACGCCTGGACGGGAGCCGGCGCGTCCGGCGACGAATGTTCCCATGGGGAGGGACGAAAACGGCTTTTTCTTCAAGGGAAGCGCCGGAGCGCCGGTGGTCGTCACGGAGTATTCAGATTTTCAGTGCCCTGGCTGCGCCTACTACGCAACTGCTTTATCGTCGCAGTTTGAACAGGAATACATTGCGACCGGCAAGGTCAAATTCGTATATCACGAATATCCATTAAGCGGGCACGTGAATGGCGCGCCTGCCGCACAAGCGGCGCGTTGCGCGGGTGAGCAGGGCGCCGACAAATACTGGGCGATGCACGATTACCTCTTCACCAACCAGCGCCAGTGGAGCGGGCAGGCGGACCCCAGGGCGCAGTTTGTCGCCTATGCGCGCCAGATCGGTCTCGATACCGCAGCATTCGAGCAGTGCTATGCTGGCAACCGCTTCCGTGACGCCATCAACCAGGCGAAGGCGGCAGGGGATGCACTGCGTATTCCCGGAACCCCTTCATTTGCGGTGAACGGTCGGCTCGTCGATACCACCGGTGCGACCAGTGTGGAAGAGATCTACACTCGTATGCGGCAGGCGGTCGATGCGGCGCTTGGCGCGCGGTAG
- a CDS encoding DEAD/DEAH box helicase has product MLNVLSADVLNIDHLFLSVPRAVVQQGQRYVEHGQVTIDQVDTHTAQIRVFESPGVAHQVIIRLHNRQIYVGCTCPQRHYWSLCRHRVAALMALRDHLITHPPSLWRAVIGKVVEAQPQRSPVIHHAAIVFSLQRANVGWSIVPYALSDRHVPSEALRDPRALASAIASLNLSREARPIRSRINRISYPSVSAETVNAANMAIVAASSAPYSYAYDQSVAYEPVLALLADQLVYLGDQDDPLQSQVQVRTESASVEMDIRQDDRGTLRIRTLLNIAGERIALDPRDTDILLQKPLWVIIGDLLLPVHNASDATTTLIMHPDLTIPPNEQEEFFERYLLPLAENVPLNGDLLHREEIDVAPTPRVYLSEADGTLRAQLRFAYADYEAPAEKSPLQHIIRRLPGTTTLVRIRRRVEEEAAILRDLGTAAYGLKKVADIGCFELRKAVHPLDFLLHHIPLLIQRGFEIFGEDQMTTARINRNRPQISFRISSGIDWFDLEAIIRFGDLEVPLKEVRRAIRRREKFLKLADGTLGAIPDEWIERYRHLFALGNETDHGVRLAHGHLTLIDQVLADADHAHVDAEFERRRERLRSFDHIPTQPLPLGFRGELRPYQRAAYEWLHFLNEYGFGGCLADDMGTGKTVCTLAFLQSLEERNPDGAASLIVMPRSLLFNWAREAATFTPDLRVYVHHDTDRSDDPALFDRYDLVLTTYSTMLRDIRLLRRYRFRYAILDESQAIKNPLAETSKAARLINAERRLALTGTPVENSALELWSQFAFLNPGLLGNLDYFREAFVTSIEKKQDQETARLLRKVVYPFILRRTKDQVAPELPPRSERLIETDMEPAQRRLYIKQRDYYRALLLGLIDNEGINKARIKVLEGLLRLRQICNHPRLVDASFRGSSGKFELLLETLETLNAEGHKALIFSQFVQMLHLIREALDTRSIRYAYLDGQTHQRQQEVDRFQNDETLPFFLISLKAGGVGLNLTAADYVIHVDPWWNPAVEMQATDRTHRIGQEKPIFVYKLITRNSVEEKILSLQQRKRELVAQLITADASMLKSLTREDVEALFE; this is encoded by the coding sequence ATGTTGAATGTGCTCTCCGCTGATGTCTTGAATATCGATCATCTCTTTTTGTCAGTCCCGCGCGCCGTTGTTCAGCAAGGGCAACGCTACGTCGAGCACGGGCAGGTGACTATTGATCAAGTCGATACGCACACGGCACAGATCCGCGTCTTTGAGTCGCCAGGGGTGGCGCATCAGGTGATTATTCGCTTGCACAACCGCCAGATCTATGTCGGTTGCACCTGCCCGCAGCGCCACTATTGGTCGCTCTGCCGTCACCGCGTGGCGGCATTGATGGCGCTGCGCGATCACCTGATCACACACCCTCCAAGCCTCTGGCGCGCGGTAATCGGCAAGGTGGTCGAAGCACAACCGCAGCGCTCACCCGTCATTCATCACGCCGCTATCGTGTTCAGTTTGCAACGCGCAAACGTCGGTTGGTCAATCGTCCCCTACGCTCTGTCGGACCGTCACGTGCCATCTGAGGCGCTGCGCGATCCCAGAGCGCTTGCATCTGCCATTGCGTCGCTGAATCTATCACGCGAGGCGCGCCCGATCCGTTCGCGCATCAATCGCATTTCCTATCCCTCCGTGTCTGCCGAAACGGTCAATGCCGCCAATATGGCGATTGTCGCAGCCAGCAGCGCGCCGTATTCCTATGCTTACGACCAGAGCGTCGCCTATGAGCCGGTGCTCGCGTTGCTCGCCGATCAACTGGTCTACCTTGGCGATCAGGACGATCCGCTGCAATCACAGGTGCAGGTGCGGACCGAGTCGGCATCAGTCGAGATGGACATCAGGCAGGACGACAGGGGTACGCTCCGCATTCGGACGCTGTTGAATATTGCTGGCGAGCGCATTGCGCTCGACCCGCGCGATACGGACATCTTGCTGCAAAAACCCCTCTGGGTGATCATCGGCGACCTGTTGCTGCCGGTGCACAACGCCAGCGACGCGACGACGACGCTGATCATGCACCCGGACCTGACCATCCCGCCGAATGAACAGGAAGAGTTCTTCGAGCGGTATCTGCTGCCGCTGGCGGAGAACGTGCCGCTGAATGGCGATCTCTTGCATCGGGAGGAGATCGATGTCGCGCCAACGCCTCGCGTCTATCTGAGTGAAGCGGACGGAACCCTACGCGCCCAACTGCGTTTTGCCTATGCCGATTATGAGGCGCCGGCAGAAAAATCGCCTCTCCAGCACATCATTCGACGGCTTCCGGGAACCACGACCCTGGTGCGCATCCGGCGCCGCGTCGAAGAGGAAGCAGCCATCCTGCGCGACCTCGGAACCGCAGCATATGGGCTAAAAAAGGTCGCCGACATCGGGTGCTTCGAACTGCGCAAGGCAGTGCATCCTCTCGATTTTCTGCTGCACCACATTCCGTTGCTGATACAGCGCGGGTTCGAGATTTTTGGCGAAGACCAGATGACCACCGCGCGGATCAACCGTAACCGCCCGCAGATTTCGTTCCGCATCAGTTCCGGCATCGATTGGTTCGATCTTGAGGCGATCATTCGCTTTGGCGACCTTGAGGTTCCCCTGAAGGAGGTGCGCCGTGCCATTCGTCGCCGCGAGAAGTTTCTGAAACTGGCGGACGGCACGCTCGGCGCCATTCCCGACGAGTGGATCGAACGCTATCGTCACCTGTTCGCTCTTGGCAACGAAACCGATCACGGCGTGCGCCTGGCGCACGGACACCTGACCCTCATCGATCAGGTGCTCGCCGACGCCGACCACGCGCATGTCGATGCGGAATTCGAGCGGCGCCGCGAGCGCCTGCGGTCGTTCGATCACATCCCGACGCAACCGCTGCCGCTCGGTTTTCGCGGCGAACTGCGCCCCTATCAGCGCGCCGCCTATGAGTGGCTTCACTTCCTCAATGAGTATGGCTTCGGCGGATGTCTGGCAGACGACATGGGCACCGGTAAGACGGTCTGTACGCTGGCGTTTCTGCAATCGCTCGAAGAGCGCAACCCCGATGGAGCCGCCAGCCTGATTGTGATGCCGCGCTCGCTGTTGTTCAATTGGGCGCGCGAAGCCGCGACTTTCACGCCCGATCTGCGCGTCTACGTCCACCACGATACCGACCGCAGCGATGATCCGGCGCTGTTCGACCGCTACGACCTGGTGTTGACCACCTATTCCACGATGCTGCGCGACATCCGGTTGTTGCGGCGCTATCGCTTTCGCTACGCCATCCTCGACGAGTCGCAGGCGATCAAAAATCCGCTGGCGGAAACCTCGAAAGCGGCGCGCCTGATCAACGCCGAACGTCGTCTGGCGCTCACCGGCACGCCGGTCGAAAACTCGGCGCTCGAACTCTGGAGCCAGTTCGCGTTCCTCAACCCTGGATTGCTCGGCAATCTGGACTATTTTCGGGAGGCGTTCGTCACCTCTATCGAAAAGAAGCAGGACCAGGAGACAGCACGGTTGCTGCGCAAAGTGGTCTATCCTTTCATCCTGCGTCGCACGAAGGATCAGGTGGCGCCAGAATTGCCACCGCGCAGCGAACGGTTGATCGAAACCGACATGGAACCGGCGCAGCGTCGTCTGTATATCAAACAGCGCGACTACTATCGCGCGTTGCTGCTGGGATTGATCGATAACGAAGGGATCAACAAGGCGCGCATAAAGGTGCTCGAAGGGCTGTTGCGCCTGCGCCAGATTTGCAACCATCCCCGACTGGTCGACGCCAGTTTCCGCGGCTCGTCGGGCAAGTTCGAACTGCTCCTTGAAACGCTCGAAACCCTGAACGCCGAAGGGCACAAAGCGCTGATCTTCTCACAGTTCGTCCAGATGCTGCACCTTATCCGCGAAGCGCTCGATACGCGATCCATCCGGTATGCCTACCTCGATGGACAGACCCATCAGCGCCAGCAGGAGGTGGATCGTTTCCAGAACGATGAGACCCTGCCATTCTTCCTGATTAGCCTGAAAGCCGGCGGTGTCGGGCTGAATCTGACTGCCGCAGATTATGTCATTCACGTTGACCCCTGGTGGAATCCTGCGGTCGAAATGCAAGCAACCGACCGCACCCATCGTATTGGTCAGGAGAAGCCGATCTTCGTCTACAAACTCATTACCCGCAACTCCGTCGAGGAGAAAATCCTGAGCCTCCAGCAGCGCAAACGCGAACTTGTTGCACAACTGATCACTGCCGATGCCAGCATGCTCAAATCACTTACCCGTGAGGACGTGGAGGCGTTGTTTGAGTGA